One genomic region from Candidatus Krumholzibacteriia bacterium encodes:
- a CDS encoding divergent polysaccharide deacetylase family protein, whose product MARKKRPSSRTAPSRGFRFAIGLLVIVAVGGTAAVRFLQSTRGAVFLVDRGVESAYPRVQGDVSIALKRTLERSGLRKRIRVRNDPAAVQSRAAGQPLRWDIPCDESADLILINVALTGAVRQAGAVLRNAEESNDGRMLTYVVGTRTRDTHRLTIRRLAPEAVTQHLRDTRPLPRVAIVIDDFGYARGGVPGEILDLKLPITVSILPGLRFSQAMLADARARKRCVLLHLPLEGSEPFDPDLPAISTGMSDAEITSLVGEYMERLPGVDGVNNHQGSVATADPRVMRAVCAALKPYGVFFLDSLTSPKSVAYNVAVNSGLRAASNTIFLDDGTDRREDVEDRIRELIALARKRGSAVGIGHPHPWTLEALQASIDDLDAAEVQVVTVCELVAALETARVSQTR is encoded by the coding sequence ATGGCACGCAAGAAACGCCCTTCCTCACGCACCGCACCCTCGCGCGGGTTCAGATTCGCGATCGGTTTGCTGGTCATCGTCGCCGTGGGCGGAACCGCGGCGGTTCGCTTTCTGCAGAGCACGCGCGGCGCCGTGTTCCTGGTGGACCGCGGCGTGGAGAGCGCCTACCCGCGCGTGCAGGGCGACGTGAGTATTGCGCTCAAGCGCACGCTGGAGCGCAGCGGGTTGCGCAAGCGCATCCGCGTGCGCAACGATCCCGCCGCGGTGCAAAGCCGTGCCGCCGGTCAGCCGCTGCGCTGGGACATCCCCTGCGACGAGTCCGCGGATCTGATTCTTATTAATGTCGCACTCACCGGCGCGGTTCGGCAGGCCGGCGCGGTGCTGCGCAACGCGGAGGAGAGCAACGACGGGCGCATGCTCACCTACGTGGTCGGCACCCGCACCCGCGACACCCACCGCCTCACCATCCGCCGCCTGGCGCCCGAGGCCGTGACACAACACCTGCGGGACACCCGGCCGCTGCCGCGCGTGGCCATCGTGATCGACGACTTCGGCTACGCGCGCGGCGGCGTGCCCGGCGAAATCCTGGACCTCAAGCTGCCGATCACCGTCTCCATCCTGCCCGGGCTGCGCTTCTCGCAGGCCATGCTGGCCGACGCCCGCGCGCGCAAGCGTTGCGTCCTGCTCCACCTGCCGCTGGAGGGAAGCGAACCCTTCGACCCCGACCTGCCCGCCATCTCCACCGGTATGAGCGACGCGGAAATAACCTCCCTGGTGGGCGAGTACATGGAGCGCCTGCCGGGGGTGGACGGTGTCAACAACCACCAGGGCTCGGTGGCCACCGCGGACCCGCGCGTGATGCGCGCGGTGTGCGCGGCACTCAAGCCGTACGGCGTGTTCTTCCTCGACTCTTTGACGTCCCCGAAGTCGGTCGCCTATAATGTGGCGGTGAACTCGGGTCTGCGGGCGGCGTCCAACACGATCTTTCTGGACGACGGCACCGATCGCCGCGAGGATGTGGAGGACCGCATCCGCGAACTGATCGCCCTGGCCCGCAAGCGCGGGTCGGCGGTCGGTATCGGCCATCCGCACCCCTGGACGCTCGAGGCCCTGCAGGCCAGCATCGACGACCTCGACGCCGCCGAGGTGCAGGTGGTTACGGTGTGCGAGCTGGTGGCGGCCCTGGAAACGGCGCGCGTATCTCAAACCCGGTAG
- a CDS encoding pyridoxine 5'-phosphate synthase produces MEKTYIRLGVNIDHVATLREVRHAHEPDPVAAAVAAGMAGADQITVHLREDRRHIQNRDVRLIREVVRGALNLEMAAAAEMQEIALAIRPDSVCIVPEKREEITTEGGLDLTDAPRSLGELVATLKDAGIQVTAFLDPDPQQIHEAARLRFDAVEMHTGAFSNASHLKVEDEVKKLKEAANAIRHLGMRVHAGHGLDYHNVTRMLEVPYLEELNIGHAIIARSVFTGLDRAVRDMLHLMGRV; encoded by the coding sequence ATGGAGAAGACCTACATCCGCCTCGGAGTGAACATCGACCACGTCGCCACGCTGCGCGAGGTGCGCCACGCCCACGAACCGGACCCGGTCGCGGCCGCCGTGGCCGCGGGAATGGCGGGGGCGGACCAGATCACCGTGCACCTGCGCGAGGATCGCCGCCACATCCAGAACCGCGATGTGCGACTGATCCGCGAGGTGGTCCGCGGGGCACTCAACCTGGAGATGGCCGCGGCGGCCGAGATGCAGGAGATCGCGCTGGCCATCCGGCCGGACTCGGTGTGCATCGTGCCGGAGAAACGCGAGGAGATCACCACCGAGGGCGGCCTGGACCTCACCGACGCCCCGCGCAGCCTGGGCGAGCTGGTGGCCACGCTCAAGGACGCCGGCATCCAGGTGACGGCCTTCCTCGACCCCGACCCCCAGCAGATCCACGAGGCGGCGCGCCTCCGCTTTGACGCGGTGGAAATGCACACCGGCGCCTTCTCCAACGCCTCGCACCTCAAGGTTGAGGACGAGGTCAAGAAACTCAAGGAAGCCGCCAACGCCATCCGCCACCTGGGCATGCGCGTGCACGCCGGCCACGGCCTGGACTACCACAACGTCACCCGCATGCTGGAGGTCCCCTACCTGGAGGAGCTCAACATCGGCCACGCCATCATCGCCCGCTCGGTCTTCACCGGTCTCGACCGGGCTGTCCGCGACATGCTCCACCTGATGGGCCGGGTGTGA
- a CDS encoding T9SS type A sorting domain-containing protein — protein sequence MRGIILWAAMVCAAGTPAHAQSIWQWQYPATGGLTLQHVDVLLPSTAMAVGVSGTVVKSTDGGATWARCSPVPGSPTLNAVSVLDGNTVVAVGEGGVVARSVNGGNTWSVTNVGGGVAEQLYDVDFADALHGMAVGSRPRVLPAAADGVIVSTDDGGVTWVTRAVIPATRLRGVCVVDGGSAFAVGWDLTILHSGDGGVNWDTQNGAGSGELHSVDFIDANNGTAVGYSFATLYPPVSLKTTNGGLTWTETNTWPAYWSRQLYSVDQVTEMVTVVGGYIEDGPPGLLYSTGNGGVSWTQRYVDSIIRGVGMFSTTEGVAVGDGGAIYRTVDGGQNWAQVGGGSGRYTMTDVDFLDIQHGVAIAADNGDPSLYPTSPMYLTSDGGATWSVSQPFTWSTIGDVSYPAPNTIVVVGWGPAQMDAGAFVARSTDGGTTWSTLFSSACYPGAPDCVPTLLGVDFFGPDNGVAVGSRIYTIVDGVASAGPDISLIEVSVPSLQTAYAVGYGGVIMKGDLPSNAWTPLVSGTTEDLRDVCFIDDMTGWVLAQSGALLHTTNGGASWTFLSAPSSGAISFIDEMNGVLSNGGTTIWKTINGGNNWIPETTPAPVNEIAFIDIANMEAVGGNENIIVRRDIPVPVFFQNLTASVKDRAVELRWAVYTDETIRGYRIYRDDVSMTDALVAPGEHQFIDSKVTPEAEYQYVVAAVSESGMETRSWPVTVRMPSAPVALYQNTPNPFNPETQIRFAVPTPMQVTLTVYDIAGRRVAVLADRVYPGGEHAVAWDGMTGNGEPAASGIYFYELRTPKSTVVRKMALLK from the coding sequence ATGAGGGGAATCATTTTGTGGGCAGCAATGGTCTGTGCCGCAGGCACACCCGCCCACGCGCAGTCAATATGGCAGTGGCAGTACCCGGCGACGGGGGGCCTCACCTTGCAGCACGTTGACGTTCTGCTCCCCTCAACCGCGATGGCGGTGGGAGTTAGCGGCACGGTGGTGAAGAGCACGGATGGGGGCGCTACCTGGGCCCGGTGTTCCCCGGTGCCTGGCTCGCCCACGCTGAACGCGGTGAGTGTGCTCGATGGCAACACGGTTGTCGCCGTGGGCGAAGGGGGTGTCGTCGCGCGTTCCGTGAACGGTGGTAACACGTGGAGTGTGACGAACGTCGGGGGCGGCGTGGCGGAGCAACTCTATGACGTCGATTTTGCCGATGCCCTTCATGGCATGGCGGTTGGTTCCCGGCCGCGCGTTCTGCCCGCAGCTGCCGACGGCGTCATCGTGAGCACCGATGACGGCGGGGTAACGTGGGTCACACGAGCCGTGATCCCTGCTACACGGCTGCGCGGCGTGTGCGTCGTGGATGGCGGGAGCGCGTTCGCCGTGGGATGGGACCTGACGATTCTCCACTCCGGCGATGGTGGTGTCAACTGGGATACGCAGAACGGAGCGGGTTCCGGTGAACTTCACAGCGTCGATTTCATCGACGCGAACAACGGTACCGCCGTCGGATACTCGTTTGCGACACTGTATCCGCCGGTCAGCCTGAAGACGACCAATGGTGGGCTCACGTGGACCGAAACCAATACGTGGCCTGCATACTGGTCGAGGCAGTTGTATTCGGTGGACCAGGTAACGGAGATGGTGACCGTTGTGGGCGGGTATATCGAAGATGGGCCGCCGGGACTCCTGTACAGCACCGGCAATGGCGGGGTGTCGTGGACCCAGAGATACGTGGACTCGATCATACGAGGCGTGGGGATGTTCTCGACCACGGAGGGTGTGGCGGTGGGTGACGGGGGCGCGATCTACCGGACCGTGGATGGCGGTCAGAACTGGGCACAAGTAGGGGGCGGATCGGGGCGGTACACGATGACGGATGTCGATTTTCTCGACATCCAGCATGGCGTGGCCATAGCCGCCGACAACGGCGATCCATCTCTTTATCCGACGTCGCCCATGTATCTCACGAGCGACGGCGGGGCCACCTGGTCGGTTTCGCAGCCCTTCACCTGGTCGACTATCGGCGACGTTTCCTATCCAGCCCCGAACACCATCGTCGTGGTGGGGTGGGGGCCGGCGCAGATGGATGCAGGCGCTTTCGTTGCGCGGTCGACCGACGGCGGCACGACATGGTCCACCCTGTTCTCCAGTGCGTGCTACCCGGGTGCGCCGGATTGCGTTCCCACCCTGCTCGGCGTGGACTTTTTCGGACCGGACAACGGCGTCGCGGTTGGCTCCCGCATCTACACAATTGTGGATGGCGTGGCGTCGGCGGGGCCGGACATATCGCTCATCGAGGTGTCGGTGCCGTCGCTGCAGACCGCCTACGCGGTGGGATACGGTGGGGTGATCATGAAGGGTGACCTGCCGAGCAATGCCTGGACGCCTCTGGTGAGCGGCACAACCGAGGATCTCCGCGACGTTTGCTTCATCGACGACATGACCGGCTGGGTGCTGGCGCAATCCGGCGCGTTGCTGCACACCACCAACGGGGGCGCCAGCTGGACATTCCTGTCGGCTCCCAGTTCGGGGGCCATATCATTCATTGACGAAATGAACGGGGTGCTCTCGAACGGTGGCACGACGATCTGGAAGACCATCAATGGCGGTAACAACTGGATTCCGGAGACGACGCCCGCGCCCGTCAATGAAATTGCCTTCATCGACATCGCCAACATGGAGGCGGTCGGGGGCAATGAGAACATCATTGTGCGGCGCGATATTCCCGTGCCGGTGTTCTTCCAGAACCTGACCGCGTCGGTGAAGGACCGAGCGGTGGAACTGCGCTGGGCTGTCTACACGGACGAGACCATCCGGGGCTACCGCATCTACCGTGACGACGTGTCCATGACGGACGCGCTGGTCGCCCCGGGCGAGCACCAGTTCATCGACAGCAAGGTTACTCCGGAAGCCGAGTACCAGTACGTGGTCGCGGCGGTGAGTGAGAGCGGGATGGAGACGCGGTCGTGGCCGGTGACGGTGCGGATGCCGTCTGCGCCGGTGGCGCTCTACCAGAACACGCCCAACCCGTTCAACCCGGAGACGCAGATCCGTTTTGCGGTTCCCACCCCGATGCAGGTGACGCTGACGGTGTACGACATCGCGGGCCGGCGGGTGGCGGTGCTGGCCGACCGTGTCTACCCGGGCGGTGAGCACGCGGTGGCCTGGGACGGGATGACGGGTAACGGTGAACCGGCCGCGTCCGGCATCTATTTCTACGAGTTGCGGACCCCGAAGAGTACGGTGGTCCGCAAGATGGCGTTGCTCAAGTAA